CACGGGGGACTCGGTCAGAAGCTTGTCATAAAGATCGAGAATACCCCGCACAGTCGCATTCGCATCCTCGGCCAGTTCAAGAAAGCCTGACCCGATTGTCTGGTAATCCGCATCACCGCGGGGCCAACCCTGCGAAACGGCATCAACCATCATGCGACAATGAACAAGGTACTCCTGCCAGGTGCCTTCGCCCGACATCTCCGGCAGTGGGGTTTCGGTAAGGAAAGCGTCCAGCGTGTCAACTGTTCCGATGGCAAACTCGCCGAAGGGCAATGGCGTCAGTAGATCCCTTGCCAGGGCATTCCGTGTGGGGGTGATCCGCCCTTCCCGATCGACCGTCGCCTCGGTCACCACCGGCGCTACAAGTTCAGGTAGACCGCCAGCGCGAGTCGCCCCGTGCGACGACTTTCGCGCCATCACCAAAGGCCAGAGACGAATGCCGATGGTGTTGGCTGATGCCTGACCGCGAAAGACCCGCTCGATGGCATCGTCCGTCAATACACCGGACTTCACGGTGTCGCCCGGCACATCGACAAACCGCTTGCGATCTGCTTGCGTGAATTTGCCTTCACCCAGCGCTCCATCGGCAAGCGAAGTTCGCCAGTAGCGGAGTAGATTGTCCGAACTCAATGCCATCAACAGCGCGCCACTTCCCTTGTTCGTCTCATCTGATAGCCCACCTGATCCTATAAGTCATGGCTGTTGTTACAAAATTCGCTGCCTCCACAATTGTTAACAGGCGAAAACGCTACAGCGAAAGGCTGCTTTCGAAGGACGTTGCGAGTTCAATGCCACAACCTCACAGTCGGCTCCCCGCCCTGTGCGCAGACGAGCACCAGACACGCCCGACCCCTATTTCCAACCAGCTACCGCTCATTCAGCGAGCCTCTCCATAATTGTCGCGAGACGGGCCAGCACCCGGTCGGTGACCGGCCGGATCACATGGCTAAGTTCTGTTCCTGCATATTCAGCTTGTAGATACTGTCGGTCCTTAAGCGCCGCGCCTTGCGGCCCTGTGCACCCGTCACCCGAAGCGGCGACCGGACTCGGTGAACGCGTATTTGTTGGCGATGATGGCCTCATCAACCACCTCATCCGAGGTCAGATAGTCGCATTCGCGCTCAAGCTTGCGATAGAGCCAGCGGGCGAGATCGCGCAGCAATTCGGTGACCGCTTCTTCGGCATCGGTGGTCATGTCCTGATACGATGGACTGTCGCGCGGGACCGAGATCTCCATGCAATATACATGATAATAGGGGCCGCGATGGCAGACTTCGGCGCGAAGCTGGCAGAAGTTGCGCCGCTGGACCGCCTGCAAGTCGTCGTCGATGCGGTGCAGTTCCGTGCGGGACCGGGACTGATGGACGAAACGGGGTGACGATCAGGCCGCGTGCGGCATACGGAACAGTTCGGCGATTGTCTCGCGCCAAAAAGGATCGACCAGCCGGACCTCCAGAACAGCAGCGCGAAAACGCAGGGCGCGGGCCTCGGCAGTATCCGGGGTCCGAAAGGCCAGACCGCGCAACCGGCTGGCCTCGGCCACGGCCCGGCGGGCTTCGGCACCTGAGGCGACCGGCTGTTGCCAGTGGATGATGTCAGCACGGATTTCGCCCGCGAGAACCAGACCGCGCATGCGATCCTCGATGGTCATGATGCGCGGATGGAAGCGCAGCGACATGTCGAGGTCAGCGCAGATGTCCCGCGACAGGCGCCCGAAGTGTCGGACCGGATCTGCAATCACTCTCGGGTGTTCGGGCACTTCCCGAATCCCGAGGGCGGCACGCGCGCCTAAGCCGACCCTTTAGGAGTTGATTGAAAATGAGACGGATCGGACCAGGGTTTGCGAATGGAAGCGGGCGGTGCTTTGCCTCTGACAAGTGACGGTTACCCGCCGCGAGATGCCTCGCCATGCCAGCCTTATCGCTATGCTGGCATCAGGATCGTGTTCAGATCAGGCCGGGGATGAACCCTGCTATCCCGACATGATGCGCGGCAACAGGGTGAAGCTGGGCTGGCACCTGGCCCCTACGACCAGAGCCGGGCCAGTGCTATGACGGCCGCTGCATCGCCATCCGCGCCCTGGTCACCTCGTCCCGGATCACGCAGCCTTCGGCGTGGTCATTGATCAGACCCATTGCCTGCATGAAAGCATAGACGGTGGTCGGGCCAACAAATTTCCAGCCGCGTTTGCGCAACTCTTTCGACAAGGCCACGGACGCGGGGGATGTTGAACGGGTCTGGGGTGAAGCATCGTCATCTTCCGGCTCAAACCGCCAGAGGAACGCAGCGAGCGACCCCTCGGCCTCGACGATCTCGCAGGCGCGGCGGGCATTGTTGATGGCGGCCTCGATCTTGCCGCGATGCCGGACGATACCGCTGTCGGCAAGCAACCGCGCGACATCAGCCTCATCAAACTGCGCCAGCTTGTGGAAATCGAACCCGGCGAAAGCCGCGCGGAAGTTCTCGCGCTTTGCAAGGATGGTGCGCCAGCTCAGCCCGGATTGAAAGCTTTCCAGCGAGAGTTTCTCGAACAGCCGCGTGTCATCTGTGACAGGGAACCCCCATTCCCGGTCATGATAATCGAAAAACTCTGGCGCGGCAGCGCACCAGCGGCAGCGCGGGCGCCCGTCGGGGCCGGGAATTGTCGCACTCATGCCGTCGCCCCCAGGAAATCAAGCGCGGGAATGGTGCGTTTCATATCGATCTCATGGGTTTCGGCGGTGACGATGCCTTGCGCGACAAAGGGATCAGCCGCGATGCGCGCCTCATGGGCTTCCCGGCTTTCGCCATGGGCAAGGACAGCGCCGCCTGCGGCGGGTGTGAGAGAGCCCACACACAGGAACACGCCATCGGCAAATCCCTTGGCAATCCAGTCGTTATGGGCGGCCATGAACTCAGGCGCGGCGGCACGGTTTGCCGCAAATTTCAGGAAGGTGACAAACATTGACGCTCCTTGCTTATGGGGAAGGGGAAAGCTCGGGCAGGTTGGCCAGCCAGTGCTCTATCCCGGCCACCTCGCGGTGAATGAACGGCTCGTCGCGCAGGGCTGAGGCCATGACGGCGACGCC
Above is a window of Roseinatronobacter sp. S2 DNA encoding:
- a CDS encoding DNA-3-methyladenine glycosylase I, with protein sequence MSATIPGPDGRPRCRWCAAAPEFFDYHDREWGFPVTDDTRLFEKLSLESFQSGLSWRTILAKRENFRAAFAGFDFHKLAQFDEADVARLLADSGIVRHRGKIEAAINNARRACEIVEAEGSLAAFLWRFEPEDDDASPQTRSTSPASVALSKELRKRGWKFVGPTTVYAFMQAMGLINDHAEGCVIRDEVTRARMAMQRPS
- a CDS encoding YciI family protein, which encodes MFVTFLKFAANRAAAPEFMAAHNDWIAKGFADGVFLCVGSLTPAAGGAVLAHGESREAHEARIAADPFVAQGIVTAETHEIDMKRTIPALDFLGATA